In Phaseolus vulgaris cultivar G19833 chromosome 7, P. vulgaris v2.0, whole genome shotgun sequence, the genomic stretch AATGGGAACGAAAATTCGAATACGATactttattactattttttgttttattagcagcggtatttataaaattaaaagaagaaaagtaTATTTGTATTTTGACGAAAACGAAATGTATACTGTTTggattttaacaatttaaaagtGCGATTTAGCCAAATAAAAACGGCAAAACGCGTTACATCCAAACAAGACCTTAATTTCTCTGCAAAACCTTCGTTTCGAAGCTCCTTGTCGTTGTTGCGGTTCTTCACCCTTCTACACTCTCTGTGTTCCCTTCACGAACTCTCGAGATTTAAAAAACCCATCTCCGCTTTTGCCTTCGGATCAAACCCTTTTGATCTCTCCGCTTGTTTTCGCGCAATGCCGTCGCCCTGAATCTGACACCAAATTAGAGTCCACGGGATTTAACACAGTATCGACGACCACATCGCGATAAAAACCCTTATTTCTTCGAATGGGGTCGGTGCCGTCAACGCCGCGCAAGAGTGGCACATTCTCTCCGGAGACGGCGGAGTATCTGATCGGAACTTTTGTCGATGACCAGCCCTTCCCTCTCTCGTCAGAGTTCTGGCAGAAATTGCTGGAGCTTCCTCTCAATGTCCAATGGCCGGCTCAACGTGTTCAACAAGCTTGCGAGCTATTAGGTTTGCCATATTCTATTTACTTTCTTTGATCGTCGTTTTTTAGGCTTAGAATGGTAATGATTTGAAGGAGATGTTTCAATTGTTCAATTCGTGGCATGTACTATTGGTTAATGGCTTAGAATGTTGAAAGAGTACGGTTTTACTATCTCTAGATTATGATAATGTCAAGAACTTCAGAATGGTGATTCTATTTTCTAGAGAAATTGGGTTCCTAATTGAAGTAATTCTTAATGATTTATAGTTTAACACTGTTTGAATTTTTAGTTTATGTTATGATTTGTTAATTGATGTATCGACTGTTTAGGAGAGTGATTTTTCCCCGTGGCAAGATCTTATTTTGCACATTTGGTCATTGGTTTTCTCCTAATTGTTTTGCAGCCAAAAACAATTGTCACACCAGACATCTTGCTAAGATTTTGTTTCATCTAGCTTGCTGCTTGCAAGAGTCCGTGTCTTCATCTGGTGTATCGCCCTTGGTCTATGAAAAAGCTGTTAATGCATTGTACTTCAgttcaatatttttaaagtacTTGATTGAAAGTGTCCAAGGGGATATCCAGTTATACCTGTCTCTTGAAGATAATGAGGCTGTACTGAAGGATGTTTTGAGAGGTATGTATGATATAGAATTAAACTGTGCAAACGtaacatataaattatattgaaCTCAAGATTCATTTGAAAGCTGAAACTTAATTTTGATTCCTACTGAGTGAGAAATATTGTGTTCAATGTCAACTTATTATGTTTGATGTGACATAAATATGGGTTTTAATTGGAACTTCCTTACTTCTATTGGATTTCTGAATTATGTCATATTCCCCTTTCAAGTCTTTTTTGGTTTTAATGCGTCTATGTCCAGTATTATTCAAATCTCTTAATtgcttttaaaatttcattttgatACAGATCAAACCattgaaaattttgttatgcGGAATGTGCTGAACTTTATAGCATCAGTAGAAGTGAGGTATATCATTACTCATGAATAATTTAATGTGCTAATTCTTGTTGAGTTATTGAGTGAGCTATTTTGTCCTGACaatttaatattactattatagTCCAGACACATTTCTCCTACACCTAGAGCTGCTTAATTTCATGATTATTGCAATGTCAACTCAGCTTCTCTGTGGGTCATCTCCCGGGCCCAATGATGTGAACCCCTTTCTTGATGCAGCAATGGCTCAGGTTAAAACTTGATATTTTAACATCAAACTTGGCTGTTGAGTTATTGTGTATTAGCAGATAGATAGTAAACATCTGTGCATTGTGATTTTTGCAGGACAGCTCTCTGATTGGATCAGTTGTTCGCAGATTGCTTCTAAACTTCATGATGCGTTCTGATGTTCCATTTAATAGGGCAACTTATTCCATCTTGTCTGATGGAAGTCAGAGTAGTGTGCTACAGAGAGTTAGTTCCGCAGCTGGTATGATAACTGTAGATGCATTTTGAATATAATTAACATAATTGCTCAAAGATTCTCGTGTGAAGTTTGGAAACTTATTGATATGTGGTTTTTTGTCTTTTTACCTTGCAgcaaatattgttttatttccATTTAGTTATTTTGTCAGTTCGAGTGGTGAAGGATCAAAAAGTCCTATTGCAGATATCAGTATTCACGTGCTGCTTGTTCTCGTTCATTATCATAAATGTGTCGTGAGAGAGGACTATGTGAATGACAAATCTTCCACTTCAGATTCTTTACTCAAAGAGAATTCCCTGTTTTCCGACAATCCTTACTGCAAGGCACTAGAACATGCAATTGATTGTGAATGTAATGTATTTTTCATATGTATTTATggtattttaattgattaaggATGCTAGCAATTTTTTTATCAGACCTTTAAATGCAGTGGATCGTGTAGACATTGAGGGCAATGCACATAGTGCTCGACACATAAAACTTCCCTTTGCTTTGTTGTTTGATACACTTGGGATGTGAGTTTCTTGCTCCTGTAGTTTCTGACAATTATCATACTACATCCATTTCATGCTAAGCTATAGTTTTAATTGAGTTCATCTATGCAAAGTATGGTAGTACAATTTGCATGTTTGTAAACTGTTTGGTATCATGATAAGTCGAAACTTCTGTTTCTCAAATGTCACATAATTAGAATGTGTACCTAGTTGTCCATCAGTCTTATTATGACATTTAGAGAACTTGTTTCTTACACTCTGTTCACCAATTGATTCTTACATCAAAGAAAGGGAgggaaaaagtaaaataaactaGAAATAAGAAATTACTCCTTATGCCCTCCACCTGCCACCATGTTTGGTCTTCAGTTAGTTACAGATTTCTTTGTCTTACATGTTTCAGGCATATAATTGCTATTTGCTGCTTTGTGTCtctattaatttttgtttgagGCTCTTGTGCCTTGTGGCAAGTGATTTTCAGTTTTTTAACTAGGGTCGTTTACAATCCCTGCTTCTAGATATTGCAAGGTTTCTTGGACTTGTCACTTTGGACTTTTTATTAAATGTACTAGTTTTACGCATATAGTGTCATACATTCATAGTAGTTGCAATTcattatttttggattttacacatttgtttgttttttaaacTTTTCAATGTTTATTCCTCTGCAGATGCTTAGCTGATGAGGCAGCTGTCCTATTGCTTTACTCATTGTTGCAAGGGAATTCTGCCTTTCTGGAGTATGTATTGGTGCGGACAGATCTGGATACATTGGTACGAAGCAGAATGCTTAAGTTTCTCCTATGAAGAAAGTgggaaataattaattatttatatatctaAAAGTCAGGAAGAAATTCTGATTAAGCTATGTTGAGGATTCTTGCTTTGTAAAACATGTATTTACTTTATTATCATGTGATATATTAACAACCTGCTGATACAGTAGAATGACTGAAGATTAGCCTTATTCTGATACCTGTTTATCTTATGAAATTAACAGTTAATGCCAATTCTGGAAGCTCTATACAATGCTTCAACAAGGACGGCTAATCAAATTTACATGTTGCTAATTATTCTTCTCATACTCAGTCAAGATTCTTCTTTTAATGCGAGCATTCATAAGCTGGTAAAAGTTGTTTTTTGGCATTAGATTTTTTCCTAAAAATGTGTGGATTGTGCTACATGCTAATGTGGTATATGAATGGACAGATATTGACTGGTGTCCCATGGTACAAAGAACGCCTTCTCCATCAGACATCTCTTGGTTCTTTCATGATTGTAATTCTTATCAGAACAGTACAGTTTAATTTGTCAAAACTCCGGGTATAAATCTTAAACAGAGATGGACTGTCAATTTGTCTCGTGATTATTTAATTCAGATATTACATATATTGTATGAAAAAAATAGCTAATATATTGGCCAATTAATATGGTTATTACTGAGAGATGTGCCACTGTTCTGAGTTTGCATGAATTATGACTTTATTAGTTGAATGTGTAAAGTGACTGATGCTATTAATTGTGatgtttctcttttatgtgAAATACTTCATCCCATTATAGTTGAATTATGGATACTTTACCTCAAATGCTCAAATGGATTTGTTTCTGCTGATAAGCTGCACTGGACATGCGTACTATTTATACTGTTCACCAAAAGAAATTAGACCCCCCTGTGAAATTCTATTGTATATAACAAATATTGGTATTTTCCTTTACTATCATTGTAACTCGTATTCAACAAATATTAAACCTGAAAGTCTCTATCTCGGTTATATAATGTTCACTCAAGTACGTGAATTTAGTGTTGCTATCTTTAGTTAGTGAGAGAAAATAGGATATTTGGAGATTGTGTATTAAAAGTAGTATTCATGAATAGAACCAATATTTTTAAGGACAGACATTAAGTTTACAGCTGTTCAAGCCTGGGATAAAGACTCCAAAGTCCATGTCTGTTGAAGGCCCTGATGTGATGACATACAAAGTATGATAACATATACCAGTAGAATTTGCATATTTCAATATAGGAAGTGCTTCTGGTCCTTGTCTAACCTATGTAGTTTATGTTCATAGAACTAATAAAattgtttgtttatttatatatatatctcCTCTgatcattcttttttttttgttgaattaTGATAGGATGTGTATCTCCAAACAACATGTCTGGCAACCTTGGCAAACATGGCACCTCATGTTCATCGGTTGAGTGCATATGCATCTCAGAGACTTGTCAGCCTTTTTGACATGCTTTCACGCAAGTATGTCACTCTTTTCTTGGCCTTCACAGTCTTCCATTCTCAAATTTTGGAACATTGTAATCAGTGGTTTAAATGTGGCCAAATATGTGTTTCTTAATAGGTATAACAAATTAGCTGAACGTGGAGATAATAAACTGCATACAGCAAAAGGTATTTCATTtgaaggaaacaaccttgtAGAAGATATGGTATGTGCTGCCTTGGTGCTTTTGTGATTCTACTGATTACAAACTTAGATTATTCCTTAttctaaattacataatttgttGGTGCAGTCAACTGAATTGCACATTTACACTGACTTCTTGAGGCTTGTTCTAGAAATAATAAATGCAATCCTGACTTATGCCCTGCCTCGGAATCCTGAGGTAGATGATCTTTACTTGATTGACTGAGAAGATATATAATGTCTATTTTGATCTAGTTTGCAGTAACTGAAATTTACATTATAACCCTATACATCTATCTTACTGATTTCTTATGTGACCGGGGCAGGTAGTGTATGCAATAATGCACAGGCAGGAAGTCTTTCAGCCATTCAAGAATCATCCACGCTTCAATGAACTGATTGATAACATTTATACTGTACGTGTTATTTGTTATACTTAAATGAAAGTTACGAAATATGGTGACCCTTTTGAAATCTTGTAATTCTTGAAGGAACAAGTTTTGTTGTATCTTTAGTCGCATTAATGAAGAATGTCTTTGTATGATTAATCATGTTTCTCAGGTGTTTGAAAAATGTATCTATTAAATATTTGCAGGTATTAGATTTTTTCAATAGTCATATGGATGCTCAAAGAGAGAACGGTGACTGGTCAGTCAACGAAGTGCTCCAAGTCATAATTGTCAATTGTCGTTCTTGGAGGGGTGATGGAATGAAGGTAAGCTGGGAATATATTTTTCTGATTTGTGGTTTGCTTTCTGTGTGGAAATATCATTTATGAGGTTGTATCTTTTTTGGCAGATGTTTACTCAACTGCGCTTCACATATGAACAAGAAAGTCATCCAGAGGAGTTTTTTATCCCGTATGTCTGGCAGCTAGTGCTATCCCATTGGTATGATTCCTGAAGCATCTTATTCACATTGTCTGAAggttatcataattattttactCGGTTTGAATTTTGTTGGTCTTGTTTCAATTCATCATGCTTGTAAATTGCATGTGCTTTCTCATTAAGTAGCAAACCTTGATAATCATTATGCATTGAGACTTGAAAAACGTTTGCTCCAGGAATTGATTGTAGTATCTAGGTAAATATTATGCATTGAGACTTGAAAAAAGCTAGCTCCAGGAATTAATTGTATTAtctatcttattttttattttaactttttgtcAATTGTTTTCTCTCATGTTCTTTTTCCTATTGTGCATGCACTAATGCATAAGTTGTGTCCTCTTCAGTGGATTCTCATTCAATACAGGAGCCATAAATTTGTTTCCAGTTGATCTACAAACAGAAGTATGTATCTGAACCTctgttttttttgttattgtcTGTGCGTACATACAACTAATCAAACAGTACTTTTTCTTTGTTCATGGGTTATAACCTTCCTTCTAGCTTTTGTTTATTatgttactttttttatataatggaCTACCATCATTGTCATTCTTACATCCCATCTTTGTAATGCACAATTagatacatttatttatttagtacgAAACCAAGGTCGTGCCCGCTTGACCAAAATTGAATCATCCCGTTATATTTGACGTATTACATGCGTAATTAAAGGGCAAAAGATCTGGTTCCCACCTTCCGTCTGTGTGGTGTAGTGTTAGGTCAACGTGAATTTATTGTAGTATGGCCTTAATCTCATTTGTATGGATGAGACACTGctttcttttattgttttggtCATTGACTTGTAATGATTTTCAGGGACTTGAAAATAGGGTGGTGGGAAGCACCTTCCAAAATGGTGATTTTGACAAGCCTGAATATCAGCTTGATCCATAACGGTGGGTTTTACAAACGTGGCTGAAGATATTGTTTCTATTGGTGAATATTTGTACATACGCAATAGATACAAATtctgaaaaaagaagaaaactgCTGAGATGTGTATTGTTCTCATTCTTTTCTGTTCATAAATTTGAGTATAGAGATTCATTCCCGTAGATGAAGTTCAGATATCGTGTAATTAATAAGGGGTGACACTAATATATCCATGTCATATCATTAAGTTTTTGGAGCTGTGCTCACTTCCTTGTGCTTCGGTAACTAACTGCTTTTCATCTTGGAATTTCTCATTTTGTATTGCCTCTGTATTTTATGTGTCAGCATAATAATGAACTCTGTACCATTcatcatttttgttttaattgaaCAATAAAGGAATATTGACATGATAATTATGatatatttctttttcaattatGCCTTATACTAAACGATTGAGAATTCCTTTGTTAAATATTCTGAATAAAACTTACGCATTTATTAT encodes the following:
- the LOC137827901 gene encoding uncharacterized protein, producing the protein MGSVPSTPRKSGTFSPETAEYLIGTFVDDQPFPLSSEFWQKLLELPLNVQWPAQRVQQACELLAKNNCHTRHLAKILFHLACCLQESVSSSGVSPLVYEKAVNALYFSSIFLKYLIESVQGDIQLYLSLEDNEAVLKDVLRDQTIENFVMRNVLNFIASVEVSPDTFLLHLELLNFMIIAMSTQLLCGSSPGPNDVNPFLDAAMAQDSSLIGSVVRRLLLNFMMRSDVPFNRATYSILSDGSQSSVLQRVSSAAANIVLFPFSYFVSSSGEGSKSPIADISIHVLLVLVHYHKCVVREDYVNDKSSTSDSLLKENSLFSDNPYCKALEHAIDCELDRVDIEGNAHSARHIKLPFALLFDTLGICLADEAAVLLLYSLLQGNSAFLEYVLVRTDLDTLLMPILEALYNASTRTANQIYMLLIILLILSQDSSFNASIHKLILTGVPWYKERLLHQTSLGSFMIVILIRTVQFNLSKLRDVYLQTTCLATLANMAPHVHRLSAYASQRLVSLFDMLSRKYNKLAERGDNKLHTAKGISFEGNNLVEDMSTELHIYTDFLRLVLEIINAILTYALPRNPEVVYAIMHRQEVFQPFKNHPRFNELIDNIYTVLDFFNSHMDAQRENGDWSVNEVLQVIIVNCRSWRGDGMKMFTQLRFTYEQESHPEEFFIPYVWQLVLSHCGFSFNTGAINLFPVDLQTEGLENRVVGSTFQNGDFDKPEYQLDP